In Devosia litorisediminis, one genomic interval encodes:
- a CDS encoding ABC transporter substrate-binding protein: MRHDANFGRMRGRSGLRLAGAVALSALLAAAGPALAQQAPELDALVASGDLPPLEERLPANPLVLNADSIGTYGGTWHMGMRGGGDNGLIVKTVAYEGLVRFDQEWKTVVPNLAESWEANEDATEYTFHLRQGVKWSDGTPFTSADIEFAVEIYNDPDYPAGSWIDNVNNPVHLEVIDDYTFKFRFDQPNGMLMDEMASVNGIHITSLQKAYCSQFHPKYNENAAAEAEAKGFSSWALYLQDRCAWGWETIRFSNPDLPTLYAWVIDQPLSANASHVTWDRNPYYWKVDAEGNQLPYMDHLDMRVSESIEELTLLALNGEIDFQERHIATNTNKPLFYDGQEAGDYHLGEIIPSASNTLVLQLNFNHDDPVKRALYQDKNFRIGISEAIDREEIVDVVFTGQGEPFQVAPRPESPFYDEELAKQYTEFNPESAIEHLEAAGLTETNGDGVRLMSDGRPAKITVDVISSLRPEWIDILEIMQLQLSSVGIEIELNNIDRTLFYDKRPGNEFDAQVWAGDGGLEVVQEPRYYFPANDESVWAWRWAQWFNGTRPEIAEEPADWAKEQMELYKQIRSSSDPDQRADLMKQILAITKEQFPVIGVSLMPNGYSIIKNNLGNAPETMFNAWLFPTPSPMDPATWYFK, encoded by the coding sequence ATGAGACATGATGCAAATTTCGGTCGCATGCGAGGCCGCAGCGGTCTGCGTCTGGCCGGTGCGGTGGCGCTGAGCGCACTGCTTGCGGCTGCCGGACCGGCGCTGGCGCAACAGGCGCCCGAGCTTGATGCGCTGGTGGCCAGCGGTGACCTGCCGCCGCTTGAAGAGCGCCTGCCTGCCAATCCGCTGGTGCTCAATGCCGACAGCATCGGCACCTATGGCGGCACCTGGCATATGGGCATGCGCGGCGGCGGCGATAACGGGCTGATCGTCAAGACCGTGGCCTATGAAGGTCTGGTGCGGTTTGACCAGGAATGGAAGACCGTGGTGCCCAACCTGGCCGAGAGCTGGGAAGCCAATGAAGACGCCACCGAATACACCTTCCATCTGCGTCAGGGCGTGAAGTGGTCGGACGGCACCCCGTTCACCAGTGCCGATATCGAATTTGCCGTCGAGATCTATAATGACCCCGATTATCCGGCCGGCAGCTGGATCGACAACGTCAACAATCCCGTGCATCTCGAGGTGATTGACGATTACACGTTCAAGTTCCGGTTCGATCAGCCCAATGGCATGCTGATGGACGAAATGGCCAGCGTGAACGGCATTCACATCACCTCGCTGCAGAAGGCCTATTGCAGCCAGTTCCACCCCAAATATAACGAGAATGCCGCTGCCGAAGCCGAAGCCAAGGGCTTTTCGAGCTGGGCGCTGTATCTGCAGGACCGTTGCGCCTGGGGCTGGGAAACCATCCGTTTCTCCAATCCTGATCTGCCAACGCTGTATGCCTGGGTGATCGATCAGCCCCTGTCGGCCAATGCGAGCCACGTTACCTGGGATCGCAACCCCTATTACTGGAAGGTCGACGCCGAGGGTAACCAGCTGCCCTATATGGATCATCTGGACATGCGGGTCAGCGAATCCATCGAAGAGCTGACACTGCTGGCGCTCAATGGCGAGATCGATTTCCAGGAACGCCACATCGCCACCAATACCAACAAGCCACTGTTCTATGACGGGCAGGAAGCGGGCGATTATCACCTGGGCGAGATCATCCCATCGGCGTCCAATACGCTGGTGCTGCAGCTCAACTTCAACCATGACGATCCGGTCAAGCGGGCGCTGTATCAGGACAAGAACTTCCGCATCGGCATCTCCGAAGCCATTGACCGCGAAGAGATCGTCGATGTGGTGTTCACCGGTCAGGGTGAACCCTTCCAGGTGGCACCGCGTCCGGAATCGCCGTTCTATGACGAAGAGCTGGCCAAGCAGTACACCGAGTTCAATCCCGAAAGCGCGATCGAGCATCTTGAAGCGGCCGGCCTGACCGAAACCAATGGTGACGGCGTCCGCCTGATGAGCGATGGCCGTCCGGCCAAGATCACGGTCGATGTGATCTCCTCGCTGCGGCCGGAATGGATCGATATTCTCGAAATCATGCAGCTACAGCTCAGCTCGGTCGGCATTGAAATCGAGCTCAACAATATCGACCGTACGCTGTTCTACGACAAGCGCCCGGGCAATGAGTTCGATGCGCAGGTCTGGGCCGGCGACGGTGGTCTCGAAGTGGTGCAGGAGCCCCGCTACTACTTCCCGGCCAATGATGAGTCGGTCTGGGCCTGGCGCTGGGCACAGTGGTTCAACGGCACGCGTCCTGAAATCGCCGAAGAGCCCGCTGACTGGGCCAAGGAACAGATGGAGCTCTACAAGCAGATCCGTTCCTCGAGCGATCCCGATCAGCGTGCTGACCTGATGAAGCAGATCCTGGCGATCACCAAGGAACAGTTCCCGGTGATCGGCGTCAGCCTGATGCCGAACGGCTATTCGATCATCAAGAACAATCTGGGCAATGCGCCTGAGACGATGTTCAACGCCTGGCTGTTCCCGACGCCATCGCCGATGGATCCAGCCACCTGGTACTTCAAGTAA
- a CDS encoding ABC transporter ATP-binding protein encodes MSKPLLKIDNMSIVFSSPDEADIEAVRQVDLSLTPGKTLALVGESGCGKSVTARAVLRLLDKNADVRTGSIVFTPAGEDATDIARLKPDSLAMRRIRGNQISMIFQEPMSSLSPVHTIGDQIDEMMTIHEGLGGKAARERTVALLDQVGVPGARERADAYPFQLSGGLRQRAMIAMALACTPQLLIADEPTTALDVTTQAQILDLLRQLQADFGMAMLFITHDLGVVAEIADEVAVMYLGDVVEQGSVFDVFSAPRHPYTQALMNSIPKMSRKADRVRLNPIKGTVPAPKDRPTGCAFTSRCPHAFEPCASVRPVRTDVGNGHHARCHLLTQAPVEAMA; translated from the coding sequence ATGAGCAAACCTCTTCTGAAAATCGACAATATGTCGATCGTGTTTTCCTCGCCCGATGAGGCCGATATCGAAGCCGTGCGGCAGGTCGATCTGAGCCTGACGCCGGGCAAGACCCTGGCGCTGGTGGGCGAAAGCGGCTGCGGCAAGTCGGTGACCGCGCGCGCCGTGCTGCGACTGCTCGACAAGAATGCCGATGTGCGCACCGGCAGTATCGTGTTCACCCCGGCGGGGGAGGACGCCACCGATATTGCCCGGCTCAAGCCGGACAGCCTGGCGATGCGGCGCATTCGCGGCAACCAGATCTCGATGATCTTTCAGGAGCCGATGAGCTCGCTATCGCCGGTGCATACGATTGGCGACCAGATTGACGAGATGATGACCATTCACGAGGGGCTGGGCGGCAAGGCGGCGCGCGAGCGTACCGTGGCGCTGCTCGACCAGGTCGGCGTGCCCGGCGCACGCGAGCGGGCCGATGCATATCCGTTTCAGCTGTCGGGTGGATTGCGTCAGCGGGCGATGATCGCCATGGCGCTGGCGTGCACACCGCAATTGCTGATTGCCGATGAGCCGACCACGGCGCTGGATGTCACGACGCAGGCGCAAATTCTGGATCTGCTGCGCCAGCTGCAGGCCGATTTCGGCATGGCGATGCTGTTCATCACCCATGATCTGGGCGTGGTGGCGGAAATCGCCGACGAGGTGGCGGTGATGTATCTGGGCGATGTGGTGGAGCAGGGCAGCGTGTTCGACGTGTTCTCGGCGCCCAGGCATCCCTACACGCAGGCGCTGATGAACTCGATCCCCAAGATGTCGCGCAAGGCGGACCGGGTGCGACTGAACCCGATCAAGGGCACGGTGCCCGCACCCAAGGACCGGCCAACAGGCTGTGCCTTTACCAGCCGCTGCCCGCATGCGTTCGAGCCCTGCGCCAGCGTGCGTCCGGTGCGTACCGATGTGGGCAATGGGCATCATGCGCGGTGTCATCTGCTGACCCAGGCGCCGGTGGAGGCAATGGCATGA
- a CDS encoding ABC transporter permease, with translation MVQFVIRRFIAMVLTMFAISFVAFAIIQLPPGDYLTAYIAQLSATGEQVDPKVIENLRQQYGLGEPYLVQYWKWVSGIMVGNFGQSFEWKRPVSELIWGRLGNSILLEGIAVIAMWLIALPIGVYAAVRKYSLGDYLATVLGFIGLAVPNFFFALILMYLSFTWFGETIGGLYSPEFENARWSLAKLWDFLSNAWIPVLVLATAGTAELIRILRANLLDELKKPYVTTARAKGLPEWRVILKYPVRLALNPLVSTIGWLLPALVSGSVIVSVVMNLPTAGPMLLRSLTTQDMYLAGAIILLLSVLTVVGTLISDILLAWIDPRIRYGGK, from the coding sequence ATGGTCCAGTTCGTGATCCGGCGTTTCATCGCCATGGTGCTGACGATGTTTGCCATCTCGTTTGTGGCCTTCGCTATCATCCAGCTGCCACCCGGCGATTATCTGACCGCCTATATTGCCCAGCTTTCGGCGACCGGCGAGCAGGTCGACCCCAAGGTGATCGAGAACCTGCGCCAGCAATACGGCCTGGGCGAGCCATATCTGGTGCAGTACTGGAAATGGGTGAGCGGCATCATGGTGGGTAATTTCGGCCAGAGCTTTGAGTGGAAGCGGCCGGTGTCCGAACTGATCTGGGGCCGGCTGGGCAATTCGATCCTGCTCGAAGGCATTGCGGTGATCGCCATGTGGCTGATCGCGCTGCCAATCGGGGTCTACGCCGCGGTTCGCAAATACTCGCTGGGCGATTATCTGGCGACCGTGCTGGGCTTTATCGGCCTGGCTGTGCCGAACTTTTTTTTCGCGCTGATCCTAATGTATCTCAGCTTTACCTGGTTCGGCGAAACCATTGGCGGGCTGTATTCGCCCGAATTCGAGAACGCGCGCTGGAGCCTGGCCAAGCTGTGGGACTTCCTGTCCAATGCCTGGATCCCGGTGCTGGTGCTGGCCACGGCCGGTACGGCCGAACTGATCCGCATTCTGCGCGCCAACCTGCTTGATGAGCTCAAAAAGCCCTATGTGACCACGGCCCGGGCCAAGGGCCTGCCGGAGTGGCGCGTCATTCTGAAATATCCCGTTCGTCTGGCGCTCAACCCGCTGGTCTCCACCATTGGCTGGCTGTTGCCGGCGCTGGTGTCGGGCTCGGTGATCGTGTCGGTGGTGATGAATTTGCCGACGGCCGGACCGATGCTGCTGCGCTCGCTGACGACGCAGGACATGTATCTGGCAGGGGCCATCATCCTGCTGCTGAGTGTGCTGACGGTGGTCGGTACGTTGATTTCGGACATCCTGCTGGCCTGGATCGATCCGCGCATCCGGTATGGCGGCAAGTAA
- a CDS encoding ABC transporter permease: MTMNIHADDGTLSMAEVTPKKAVRESQTALMWRRFKRHKLALVSLWVVIAFYLIAIFAEFLAPTDPSAYNPRYTYAPPQGINFVAVQEDGSWTFGPYVYGYKTEIDPVALRRTFVIDETERLPITLFAESKPYLLAGFIPMSTKLFGVSVPRAPLYVLGADRLGRDLLSRLIHGTRISLSIGLAGVTMSLFFGIIIGGFAGYYGGWFDSAVMRVVEFIRSMPTIPLWLGLAAAMPKDWTALQTYFAITIILSLIGWTELARVVRGRFLSLRTEDFVTAAQLDGASDWRIITRHMVPSFTSHIIAAATLAIPGMILAETALSFLGLGLQAPIVSWGTLLQDAQNIRTLATAPWLLTPGICVVIIILAMNFFGDGLRDAADPHGR, translated from the coding sequence ATGACCATGAACATTCACGCAGATGACGGGACGCTGAGCATGGCGGAAGTGACGCCCAAAAAGGCGGTACGGGAAAGCCAGACGGCGCTGATGTGGCGCCGCTTCAAACGGCACAAGCTGGCGCTGGTCAGCCTGTGGGTGGTGATCGCCTTTTACCTGATTGCCATCTTCGCCGAGTTTCTGGCGCCCACCGATCCCTCGGCCTACAATCCGCGCTATACCTATGCGCCGCCACAGGGCATCAATTTCGTGGCCGTGCAGGAAGACGGCAGCTGGACCTTCGGGCCCTATGTCTATGGCTACAAGACCGAAATCGACCCGGTCGCGCTGCGCCGCACCTTTGTGATCGACGAGACCGAGCGGCTGCCAATCACGCTGTTTGCCGAGAGCAAGCCGTATCTGCTGGCCGGCTTCATCCCGATGTCGACCAAGCTGTTCGGCGTGTCGGTGCCGCGGGCCCCACTTTATGTGCTGGGTGCGGACCGATTGGGCCGTGACCTGTTGAGCCGATTGATCCACGGGACGCGCATTTCGCTTTCCATCGGTCTGGCCGGTGTGACGATGAGCCTGTTCTTCGGCATCATCATTGGCGGGTTTGCCGGCTATTATGGCGGCTGGTTCGACAGTGCGGTGATGCGTGTGGTGGAGTTCATCCGCTCCATGCCGACCATTCCGCTCTGGCTAGGTCTGGCCGCTGCCATGCCCAAGGACTGGACGGCGCTGCAGACCTATTTCGCCATCACCATCATCCTGAGCCTGATCGGCTGGACCGAGCTGGCGCGGGTGGTGCGGGGGCGCTTCCTGAGCCTGCGCACCGAGGATTTCGTGACCGCTGCGCAGCTGGATGGGGCCAGCGACTGGCGCATCATCACCCGGCACATGGTGCCCAGCTTCACCAGCCACATCATTGCGGCGGCGACGCTGGCCATTCCGGGCATGATCCTGGCTGAAACCGCGCTGAGCTTTCTTGGGCTGGGGCTGCAGGCCCCGATCGTGAGCTGGGGGACGCTGCTGCAGGACGCGCAGAATATCCGCACGCTGGCGACCGCGCCGTGGCTGCTGACGCCGGGCATCTGCGTGGTCATCATCATTCTGGCAATGAACTTTTTCGGAGACGGCCTTCGTGATGCCGCTGATCCACATGGGCGATGA
- a CDS encoding ABC transporter ATP-binding protein — translation MSTLLSVEHLSKHFTLSGGLIGKERRLDALTDINLTVEAGETLAIVGESGCGKTTLGRCIIQAQPVSEGKVVYHPKSGGDVELTALTKREIKPWRQDIRMIFQDPMSSLNPNMRVFDIVAEPLRIHKIAKGKALEELVISTLEKVGIPAEAAGRYPHAFSGGQRQRIGIARALVLDPKLVIADEAVSALDVSIQAQVLNLLEDLKAEFGLTYIFISHDLGVVNYIADRVVVMYLGHVVENAPTEMLFERPRHPYSELLLEALPIADPLRRKGRSAEVRGEIPYLGNRPVGCPFHTRCKYAEDRCRTERPALRPINGTAQEAACHFAEKLELSGAYDDAPARTYA, via the coding sequence ATGAGTACGCTGCTGAGTGTGGAGCATCTCTCCAAGCATTTTACCCTGAGTGGCGGGTTGATCGGCAAGGAACGCCGGCTCGATGCGCTGACCGATATCAATCTGACCGTGGAGGCCGGCGAGACGCTGGCCATTGTCGGCGAGAGCGGCTGTGGCAAGACCACGCTGGGGCGCTGCATCATTCAGGCGCAGCCGGTCAGCGAAGGCAAGGTCGTCTATCATCCCAAGAGCGGCGGCGATGTCGAGCTGACAGCGCTGACCAAGCGCGAGATCAAGCCATGGCGGCAAGACATCCGCATGATCTTTCAGGACCCGATGAGCTCGCTGAATCCCAATATGCGGGTGTTCGATATCGTGGCCGAGCCGCTGCGCATTCACAAGATCGCCAAGGGCAAGGCGCTGGAGGAGCTGGTGATCTCGACGCTGGAAAAGGTCGGGATCCCCGCCGAAGCAGCAGGCCGCTATCCGCATGCGTTTTCGGGCGGCCAGCGTCAGCGTATCGGTATTGCCCGGGCACTGGTGCTGGACCCCAAGCTGGTGATTGCCGATGAGGCGGTGTCCGCGCTGGACGTCTCGATCCAGGCGCAGGTGCTCAATCTGCTCGAGGACCTCAAGGCGGAGTTCGGGCTGACCTATATCTTCATCAGCCATGATCTGGGCGTGGTGAACTACATCGCGGACCGGGTGGTGGTGATGTATCTGGGCCATGTGGTGGAGAATGCGCCCACCGAAATGCTGTTTGAGCGACCACGCCATCCCTATAGCGAATTGCTGCTTGAGGCGCTGCCGATTGCCGACCCGTTGCGGCGCAAGGGGCGCAGCGCCGAAGTGCGCGGGGAAATCCCCTATCTGGGCAATCGGCCGGTTGGCTGCCCTTTCCACACACGCTGCAAATATGCCGAAGACCGCTGCCGGACCGAACGGCCGGCGCTGCGCCCGATCAACGGGACAGCCCAGGAAGCGGCCTGCCATTTTGCCGAGAAACTTGAATTGAGTGGCGCCTATGATGACGCGCCAGCGAGGACCTATGCCTAG